GCGTAACCTACGGCAGCTTTCGAGCGTTGCGGGACATCCACATGGACATCAAGCGGCGCGAAGTTACCGCGCTTATCGGTCCGTCCGGCTGCGGCAAGAGCACGCTGCTACGCTGCTTCAACCGCATGAACGACCTTATACCGGGCACGACTATCGGCGGCAGCATACTGTTCGAGGGCTACGATCTCTATGGCGCTGACGTGGACCCGACCGAGATTCGCTCGCGCATCGGCATGGTGTTCCAAAGGCCCAATCCGTTCCCCAAGTCCATCTATGACAATGTAGCGTTCGGCTTGAAGATTAACGGCTACCAGGGCAACTACGACGAAGCTGTCGAAAAGTCGCTGCGGCAGGCGGCGCTGTGGGACGAGGTGAAAGACCGCCTCAACACGAGTGCGCTAGACCTGTCCGGCGGGCAGCAGCAGCGCCTGTGCATCGCGCGCACCATCGCCGTCGAGCCGGAAGTGGTGCTGATGGACGAGCCGGCGTCCGCGCTCGATCCCATCGCAACGCTCGCCATCGAAGGGCTCATCCGCGAGCTGAAGGTCAATTACACCATCGTTATCGTTACACACAACATGCAGCAGGCAGCGCGCGTCTCCGACGACACCGCGTTCCTGATGGTTGACGAGCAAAGGTGCGGCTATCTCGTGGAGTTCGCGCCCACGCAGCAGATTTTCACCAACCCGACGGACGACCGCACAGAGGCGTACATCACCGGCAGGTTCAGCTAGACCGGCCCCATCACAACGAGATAGGCGCATCATTCCATCTAAATATATCTCCATTATGTCCCATTCAGTTGACGCACATTAAGGACAGAGGCAATGCCGAGAGCAGAATTTGATCGCGACCTGCAGATGGTTCAAGACGATCTGCTAATGATGGGCAGCATGGTGGAGAAGGCTATCGGACGCTCACTCGACGCGCTGAAGAACCGCGATTTGGAGATGGCGCGCGAAGTGGTGCGCGAAGACGACATCATCGACGACAAGCAGTACGAAATCGAAGAGCGCTGCATCGACCTGATAGCCACGCAGCAGCCGATGGCGGTTGACCTGCGCGTGCTGGTAACGGTGATGCGCCTCGCCAGCGAACTTGAGCGCATGGGCGACTACGCAGAGGGAATAGCGAAAATCTGCCTGATGATGGGCGACGAGCCGCCGCTGAAGCCGCTGATAGACATCCCGCGCATGTCGGATATGGCGTCCGACATGCTGCGCCGCAGCCTAGACGCATTCGTCAACCGCGATGTCGTATCGTCGATGGTTGTGCAGCGGGACGATGACGACATAGACGCACTATATGAGCAAGTCTATCGCGAACTGCTGACATTCATGCTAGGCGACCCTGCGGTCATCCGCCGCGCCACTTACCTGCTCTGGACCGCACACAACATCGAGCGCATCGCCGACCGCACTACGAACATCGCCGAGAATGTCATCTACATGGTAACCGGCCAGCGCAACTCCGAAGTAACCGCGTAGATATCCTTGCCCCAACAATGCCCTTCCCTGAATCGCTGCGCTGCGGGTTGTCATTCCGAACGCAGTGAGGAATCTTGCATCCTAAACTTCGTATCGGCTTGATTTACGGCAGGGATTTCAGATCCTTCACTCCGCTACTCTGTGTTTGGAATGACAACTGAAAGACCACATCCTGCCTAGCCATCCTGTTAGATCGTATGCCTGTGCAGCTTCTCGAAGAAGTCGGCAAATATCGCGCTGCGGTCAAGCCAGTCGATTACTCGCATCGGGTGGCGTGTTGCGATTGGGACATAGCGCAGTTCGTCGTTCAGGATTGGCGCGGGCTCGATGTGCGTCCTGAACCAGCCCGCGTCCAGCAGCCATGCGCCCGGCGCGAGATCCCAGATAGGCTTGCCGCGTCCGGGGAAGTCCGCCACGAAGTCTTCGTAGAGTTGGAACAGGTAGTCGCCGATTTCGCCGTATCCCTGCACTTGTTCCATCATTTCCCAGCGCGTCGTGCTCAGCAGCTCAGATACGCCGAACCCAGTAACTTGCACCAATGCGACGCCGCTGTCGAAGACGGTTTGTGCCGCCCGCATATCCTGGATGAAGTTGAAATCGTGAAAGTCCGATGCATGTCTAGGCCAGCCGCCGAGCGCGACGACGCAGATACGCTCGCGGATGCGCGGCTCCATCAGGATGGCGGACGCGACATTCGTCAGCGCGCCGAGAGCGAGCACATACAGCGTTTCGCCGCGCTCACGCATCGCGC
The sequence above is drawn from the Chloroflexota bacterium genome and encodes:
- the pstB gene encoding phosphate ABC transporter ATP-binding protein; this encodes MVNNSAAEPNGNIVLGAEDVSVTYGSFRALRDIHMDIKRREVTALIGPSGCGKSTLLRCFNRMNDLIPGTTIGGSILFEGYDLYGADVDPTEIRSRIGMVFQRPNPFPKSIYDNVAFGLKINGYQGNYDEAVEKSLRQAALWDEVKDRLNTSALDLSGGQQQRLCIARTIAVEPEVVLMDEPASALDPIATLAIEGLIRELKVNYTIVIVTHNMQQAARVSDDTAFLMVDEQRCGYLVEFAPTQQIFTNPTDDRTEAYITGRFS
- the phoU gene encoding phosphate signaling complex protein PhoU, whose product is MPRAEFDRDLQMVQDDLLMMGSMVEKAIGRSLDALKNRDLEMAREVVREDDIIDDKQYEIEERCIDLIATQQPMAVDLRVLVTVMRLASELERMGDYAEGIAKICLMMGDEPPLKPLIDIPRMSDMASDMLRRSLDAFVNRDVVSSMVVQRDDDDIDALYEQVYRELLTFMLGDPAVIRRATYLLWTAHNIERIADRTTNIAENVIYMVTGQRNSEVTA
- a CDS encoding nucleoside hydrolase, with translation MTTTLPPIDISTTVRLLEPPDGACSVIIDTDTWNEVDDQFAIIHALMSPEMRIETIQAAGFHAAVRNTNDFEHGMELSYEEILRVLALSPVKYDGPVMRGSRQTMTATRGEPVPSEAAENIVNRAMRERGETLYVLALGALTNVASAILMEPRIRERICVVALGGWPRHASDFHDFNFIQDMRAAQTVFDSGVALVQVTGFGVSELLSTTRWEMMEQVQGYGEIGDYLFQLYEDFVADFPGRGKPIWDLAPGAWLLDAGWFRTHIEPAPILNDELRYVPIATRHPMRVIDWLDRSAIFADFFEKLHRHTI